A DNA window from Drosophila pseudoobscura strain MV-25-SWS-2005 chromosome 2, UCI_Dpse_MV25, whole genome shotgun sequence contains the following coding sequences:
- the LOC4801048 gene encoding tRNA-specific adenosine deaminase 2, protein MAAFMEEALMEARRARDAGEVPVGCVFVHEDKVVARGANEVNVSRNATRHAEFICIDAILAYCREKNLPARQMFSEIIVVVTVEPCIMCSAALHTLGVQEIIFGCENDRFGGKTVVNVGAVVGKKIKITGGVRGDEAMALLKEFYKGDNPAAPTVAKKKN, encoded by the coding sequence ATGGCCGCTTTTATGGAGGAAGCGTTGATGGAAGCGCGACGAGCCCGTGACGCAGGTGAGGTGCCCGTTGGCTGTGTCTTTGTGCACGAGGACAAAGTCGTCGCACGTGGCGCCAACGAAGTGAACGTATCCCGGAACGCTACCCGTCATGCCGAGTTCATTTGCATCGATGCCATCTTGGCTTACTGTCGGGAGAAGAATCTGCCAGCACGCCAAATGTTCAGCGAGATCATCGTGGTGGTCACCGTGGAGCCGTGCATCATGTGCTCTGCCGCCCTGCACACATTGGGCGTCCAGGAGATTATTTTTGGTTGCGAAAACGATCGTTTCGGCGGGAAGACGGTAGTGAATGTCGGCGCTGTGGTgggaaaaaaaatcaaaatcactGGAGGCGTGCGTGGCGACGAGGCCATGGCGCTGCTGAAGGAGTTCTACAAGGGCGACAATCCGGCGGCGCCGACAGTGGCCAAAAAGAAGAATTAA
- the LOC13036429 gene encoding uncharacterized protein isoform X1, which produces MTRVVYLSAIFLGSLAYFHVEGSYKFNSLACEVVSPQLGWIKECAIKAIDRKRNMLNIVAYLNRTITEVTSDQKRHHKLHIVCLFFQFQVHFRLVKRESGGWHPFLYDMKVDACMFFRNRRKLFIPNLIYTTLKQFTNVNHSCPYLAGTELSLMHWSPNEAMVLEKFPVEFGQYGLQTTWYTGKVRALEINGSVLYYK; this is translated from the exons ATGACGAGAGTGGTTTATTTGTCTGCAATATTCCTGGGAAGCCTAGCCTATTTCCAT GTTGAGGGCTCCTACAAGTTCAATTCGCTGGCCTGCGAGGTTGTTAGCCCACAGCTGGGCTGGATCAAAGAGTGTGCCATCAAGGCCATCGATCGGAAGCGCAACATGTTGAATATTGTGGCATATTTGAACAGAACCATTACAGAAGTAACTAGTGATCAGAAAAGACACCATAAACTGCATATAGTGTGTCTATTTTTTCAGTTTCAAGTCCATTTTCGATTGGTGAAACGCGAAAGCGGTGGCTGGCATCCGTTTCTGTACGATATGAAGGTGGATGCTTGCATGTTCTTCAGGAACCGCCGAAAACTGTTTATTCCCAATTTAATTTACACAACATTAAAGCAGTTTACGAATGTAAATCACAGCTGTCCGTATTTG GCTGGCACTGAACTGAGTCTGATGCATTGGTCTCCGAATGAAGCGATGGTACTCGAGAAATTTCCCGTAGAATTTGGCCAATATGGACTACAAACAACTTGGTATACGGGCAAAGTGCGTGCTTTGGAAATTAATGGCTCAGTTCTATACTATAAGTGA
- the Smug gene encoding single-strand selective monofunctional uracil DNA glycosylase, translating into MLKRKLALRTAELSEAHPKKAPMSEETTSALFAQPPWQQFYNIEVSLNETLETFATPPTISCTYNPVEYASSLHCAYLRRFLDGPKRVMFIGMNPGPTGIAQTGIPFGNVRTVSELMEISGEVGRPPIIHPKRPVVGLQCKTEERSGVRLWELFLRLAGGRLDTFSRQCFVHNFCPLAFFDAAGKNITPTELKGPYKQKIRDVCLDALEKQLQIVRPQVVVAVGDYVYQTLKRSEYCKAVSLLRLAHPSPRSVNNTNWPEKAQEFLEQHGLIQFMRNEV; encoded by the exons ATGCTGAAGCGAAAGCTAGCCCTGCGGACAGCGGAACTGTCTGAGGCGCACCCCAAAAAAGCTCCCATGAGTGAAGAGACCACATCTGCTCTGTTTGCACAGCCCCCGTGGCAGCAGTTCTACAACATTGAAGTTAGCCTCAATGAGACGCTTGAAACCTTTGCCACGCCCCCGACCATTTCATGCACATACAATCCCGTGGAGTACGCGTCATCCCTGCACTGCGCCTATTTGCGCCGCTTTCTAGATGGACCGAAGCGCGTCATGTTCATAGGCATGAATCCGGGACCCACTGGCATAGCTCAAACGGGA ATTCCCTTTGGCAATGTGCGCACTGTAAGCGAGTTAATGGAGATCTCCGGAGAGGTCGGAAGGCCGCCAATAATCCATCCTAAGCGACCAGTTGTGGGCTTGCAGTGCAAAACAGAGGAGCGGAGTGGGGTGCGCTTGTGGGAACTATTTCTACGTTTGGCGGGCGGCCGACTAGACACATTTTCGCGACAATGCTTTGTGCATAACTTTTGTCCACTTGCCTTCTTCGATGCTGCCGGAAAAAACATAACACCGACCGAGCTAAAGGGTCCGTACAAGCAGAAGATCCGTGACGTTTGCTTGGATGCCTTGGAGAAGCAGTTGCAGATTGTCAGGCCCCAGGTGGTGGTAGCTGTGGGCGATTATGTGTACCAAACATTGAAGCGCTCGGAATACTGCAAAGCGGTGTCTTTGCTGCGTTTGGCGCATCCAAGTCCGCGTTCTGTAAACAACACAAATTGGCCAGAGAAGGCTCAGGAGTTTCTGGAGCAGCATGGCTTGATACAGTTCATGCGTAATGAGGTATAA
- the LOC6897016 gene encoding unconventional myosin-XVIIIa-like isoform X1 translates to MPLIAVNIRHTKASYLRSLVNNLWVESDESSSPALTSRSRRSMSLERYSRGGVPGKFKGSTASTSFPVMDSDSCQGSEHDPKTDLEKPQSKILRPGIDLNITAEQPQSLVTTEDDTLQGESHMRIQMLESHQSDLVQSLGSLDPPQSEMIGTYKCMPLVPDEDSKWVVQNKDPILNLPTECVQDLKDHCQAAVDSGFKLLYDQLERIRLANDEFQASQQKEELLVNLKSLLLRKHNEFMEARILEITKTHNEKMQRLQEDFEVKLKAEQDKYHPKLEKLQNLLRDCEAQRDDYERQLKHKDDTIESIMAESNKKMSLNLNLEHQLAESSAELARTRNELVESREHIAYLEAEWKEEHEHHESEESTQSVQQALIDLEHVKSELYGSQQLVGEMRAQAKRDDLMICRFTEEINTCRLKETESQRAYQKLCLESADKDTQINKMRLKLDLMEEQLSHAYEKQALQKQEIRRLEEFTKVLEEENTRVTVERDQYQVAKNTEKQQVENLTQQLREFVDFLLNEGKPPAIIEGLIHVCNRCGCIHQRQHQSRSTVA, encoded by the exons atgCCACTAATCGCGGTTAACATTCGCC ACACGAAGGCTAGCTACCTTCGCTCATTGGTAAATAATTTATGG GTCGAGAGTGATGAATCGAGCTCACCGGCACTTACATCCCGATCCAGGAGGTCAATGTCGCTTGAGAGGTATTCGAGAGGTGGGGTTCCAGGAAAGTTCAAGGGCAGCACTGCCTCAACTTCATTTCCAGTAATGGACTCCGACTCCTGCCAGGGGTCTGAACACGATCCCAAGACAGACTTAGAGAAGCCACAATCCAAAATCCTGAGACCAGGGATAGACCTAAACATCACTGCTGAGCAGCCCCAGAGCCTCGTAACGACGGAAGACGACACAC TCCAGGGCGAATCCCACATGCGAATCCAAATGCTGGAATCCCATCAATCGGATCTTGTACAATCGTTGGGGTCATTAGATCCGCCACAGTCCGAGATGATTGGCACGTACAAATGTATGCCCCTTGTGCCCGACGAAGACAGCAAGTGGGTTGTCCAAAATAAAGACCCGATCTTGAATTTGC CCACAGAGTGTGTGCAAGATCTTAAGGATCATTGCCAGGCTGCCGTGGATTCGGGCTTCAAGTTGCTCTACGATCAACTGGAGCGCATCCGGTTGGCCAACGACGAGTTCCAGGCGTCCCAACAGAAAGAGGAGCTCCTGGTCAACCTAAAGAGTCTTCTG CTTCGGAAACATAACGAGTTTATGGAGGCTCGGATCTTAGAGATCACAAAGACTCACAACGAAAAGATGCAACGGCTCCAGGAGGACTTCGAGGTTAAGTTGAAGGCGGAGCAGGACAAATATCACCCGAAGTTGGAGAAGCTGCAGAATTTGCTGCGGGACTGCGAGGCACAAAGAGACGATTACGAAAGGCAGCTAAAGCATAAGGACGACACCATTGAATCGATAATGGCTGAATCAAACAAGAAAATGTCTCT CAATTTGAATCTGGAGCATCAATTGGCGGAGTCGAGTGCTGAGCTGGCCCGGACACGGAACGAGCTCGTCGAGAGCAGGGAGCATATAGCTTATCTGGAGGCCGAATGGAAGGAGGAACACGAGCACCACGAATCAGAGGAGAGCACTCAGAGTGTGCAGCAGGCGCTTATAGATCTGGAACATGTCAAGTCAGAGCTATATGGGTCCCAGCAGCTGGTGGGCGAGATGAGGGCACAAGCGAAACGCGACGACTTGATGATATGCCGGTTCACCGAGGAAATCAATACCTGTCGTCTGAAAGAAACTGAGAGCCAAAGAGCTTATCAAAAACTTTGTTTGGAATCTGCCGACAAGGACACACAGATAAATAAG ATGCGCCTCAAGCTGGACTTGATGGAGGAGCAGCTAAGCCATGCCTATGAAAAACAGGCGCTCCAGAAGCAGGAAATCAGACGCTTGGAGGAGTTTACAAAAGTGTTAGAGGAGGAAAATACTCGCGTCACGGTCGAAAGGGACCAGTATCAGGTAGCCAAAAACACTGAGAAACAGCAGGTTGAAAACCTTACGCAGCAGCT TCGGGAATTTGTAGACTTCCTTCTTAACGAAGGGAAACCCCCAGCTATCATTGAAGGTCTCATCCACGTTTGCAATAGATGTGGCTGCATACATCAACGGCAGCATCAATCTAGATCCACAGTCGCGTAA
- the Det gene encoding baculoviral IAP repeat-containing protein 5 has translation MDATAATDATGAVVGDKLEMFRQLNLLEQHRVESFKDWPFPEQSSCSISKMAEAGFYWTGTKRENDTATCFVCNKTLDGWESDDDPWKEHLKHAPQCEFVKLGCAEKDLTVTQFLEILGRVVKTSIEKNCKAFKQGFISDNENSLDKFTHNK, from the exons ATGGATGCTACGGCGGCAACTGATGCTACGGGGGCAGTGGTTGGGGACAAGCTGGAGATGTTCCGGCAACTAAATTTGCTGGAGCAACATCGTGTGGAGAGTTTCAAGGACTGGCCCTTCCCCGAGCAGTCGTCCTGTAGTATATCCAAG ATGGCTGAGGCGGGCTTCTATTGGACGGGCACAAAGCGGGAGAATGACACGGCCACATGCTTCGTATGCAACAAAACCCTGGATGGCTGGGAGTCGGACGACGATCCCTGGAAGGAGCATCTGAAGCACGCCCCGCAATGCGAATTCGTCAAGCTAGGATGTGCGGAAAAGGATTTGACG GTGACACAATTTCTAGAAATACTGGGCCGTGTGGTCAAGACCAGCATAGAGAAGAATTGTAAAGCCTTCAAGCAGGGCTTTATTAGCGATAACGAAAACAGTCTGGATAAGTTTACGCATAACAAATAA
- the LOC6897016 gene encoding unconventional myosin-XVIIIa-like isoform X2 — MSLERYSRGGVPGKFKGSTASTSFPVMDSDSCQGSEHDPKTDLEKPQSKILRPGIDLNITAEQPQSLVTTEDDTLQGESHMRIQMLESHQSDLVQSLGSLDPPQSEMIGTYKCMPLVPDEDSKWVVQNKDPILNLPTECVQDLKDHCQAAVDSGFKLLYDQLERIRLANDEFQASQQKEELLVNLKSLLLRKHNEFMEARILEITKTHNEKMQRLQEDFEVKLKAEQDKYHPKLEKLQNLLRDCEAQRDDYERQLKHKDDTIESIMAESNKKMSLNLNLEHQLAESSAELARTRNELVESREHIAYLEAEWKEEHEHHESEESTQSVQQALIDLEHVKSELYGSQQLVGEMRAQAKRDDLMICRFTEEINTCRLKETESQRAYQKLCLESADKDTQINKMRLKLDLMEEQLSHAYEKQALQKQEIRRLEEFTKVLEEENTRVTVERDQYQVAKNTEKQQVENLTQQLREFVDFLLNEGKPPAIIEGLIHVCNRCGCIHQRQHQSRSTVA, encoded by the exons ATGTCGCTTGAGAGGTATTCGAGAGGTGGGGTTCCAGGAAAGTTCAAGGGCAGCACTGCCTCAACTTCATTTCCAGTAATGGACTCCGACTCCTGCCAGGGGTCTGAACACGATCCCAAGACAGACTTAGAGAAGCCACAATCCAAAATCCTGAGACCAGGGATAGACCTAAACATCACTGCTGAGCAGCCCCAGAGCCTCGTAACGACGGAAGACGACACAC TCCAGGGCGAATCCCACATGCGAATCCAAATGCTGGAATCCCATCAATCGGATCTTGTACAATCGTTGGGGTCATTAGATCCGCCACAGTCCGAGATGATTGGCACGTACAAATGTATGCCCCTTGTGCCCGACGAAGACAGCAAGTGGGTTGTCCAAAATAAAGACCCGATCTTGAATTTGC CCACAGAGTGTGTGCAAGATCTTAAGGATCATTGCCAGGCTGCCGTGGATTCGGGCTTCAAGTTGCTCTACGATCAACTGGAGCGCATCCGGTTGGCCAACGACGAGTTCCAGGCGTCCCAACAGAAAGAGGAGCTCCTGGTCAACCTAAAGAGTCTTCTG CTTCGGAAACATAACGAGTTTATGGAGGCTCGGATCTTAGAGATCACAAAGACTCACAACGAAAAGATGCAACGGCTCCAGGAGGACTTCGAGGTTAAGTTGAAGGCGGAGCAGGACAAATATCACCCGAAGTTGGAGAAGCTGCAGAATTTGCTGCGGGACTGCGAGGCACAAAGAGACGATTACGAAAGGCAGCTAAAGCATAAGGACGACACCATTGAATCGATAATGGCTGAATCAAACAAGAAAATGTCTCT CAATTTGAATCTGGAGCATCAATTGGCGGAGTCGAGTGCTGAGCTGGCCCGGACACGGAACGAGCTCGTCGAGAGCAGGGAGCATATAGCTTATCTGGAGGCCGAATGGAAGGAGGAACACGAGCACCACGAATCAGAGGAGAGCACTCAGAGTGTGCAGCAGGCGCTTATAGATCTGGAACATGTCAAGTCAGAGCTATATGGGTCCCAGCAGCTGGTGGGCGAGATGAGGGCACAAGCGAAACGCGACGACTTGATGATATGCCGGTTCACCGAGGAAATCAATACCTGTCGTCTGAAAGAAACTGAGAGCCAAAGAGCTTATCAAAAACTTTGTTTGGAATCTGCCGACAAGGACACACAGATAAATAAG ATGCGCCTCAAGCTGGACTTGATGGAGGAGCAGCTAAGCCATGCCTATGAAAAACAGGCGCTCCAGAAGCAGGAAATCAGACGCTTGGAGGAGTTTACAAAAGTGTTAGAGGAGGAAAATACTCGCGTCACGGTCGAAAGGGACCAGTATCAGGTAGCCAAAAACACTGAGAAACAGCAGGTTGAAAACCTTACGCAGCAGCT TCGGGAATTTGTAGACTTCCTTCTTAACGAAGGGAAACCCCCAGCTATCATTGAAGGTCTCATCCACGTTTGCAATAGATGTGGCTGCATACATCAACGGCAGCATCAATCTAGATCCACAGTCGCGTAA
- the LOC13036429 gene encoding uncharacterized protein isoform X2, whose product MTRVVYLSAIFLGSLAYFHVEGSYKFNSLACEVVSPQLGWIKECAIKAIDRKRNMLNIVAYLNRTITEFQVHFRLVKRESGGWHPFLYDMKVDACMFFRNRRKLFIPNLIYTTLKQFTNVNHSCPYLAGTELSLMHWSPNEAMVLEKFPVEFGQYGLQTTWYTGKVRALEINGSVLYYK is encoded by the exons ATGACGAGAGTGGTTTATTTGTCTGCAATATTCCTGGGAAGCCTAGCCTATTTCCAT GTTGAGGGCTCCTACAAGTTCAATTCGCTGGCCTGCGAGGTTGTTAGCCCACAGCTGGGCTGGATCAAAGAGTGTGCCATCAAGGCCATCGATCGGAAGCGCAACATGTTGAATATTGTGGCATATTTGAACAGAACCATTACAGAA TTTCAAGTCCATTTTCGATTGGTGAAACGCGAAAGCGGTGGCTGGCATCCGTTTCTGTACGATATGAAGGTGGATGCTTGCATGTTCTTCAGGAACCGCCGAAAACTGTTTATTCCCAATTTAATTTACACAACATTAAAGCAGTTTACGAATGTAAATCACAGCTGTCCGTATTTG GCTGGCACTGAACTGAGTCTGATGCATTGGTCTCCGAATGAAGCGATGGTACTCGAGAAATTTCCCGTAGAATTTGGCCAATATGGACTACAAACAACTTGGTATACGGGCAAAGTGCGTGCTTTGGAAATTAATGGCTCAGTTCTATACTATAAGTGA
- the Invadolysin gene encoding leishmanolysin-like peptidase translates to MGLPPLQTQPGTFLVALGLCCWLLATANAHNCQHQHPKAHEVVHGVRIQLADSDDDDAAGSSDAAVHSVRRRSVTAEQPLRILLVYDDSVYRLEEEKFNLINDTVLPEAVQFWEQALMVRETKGIIRLNRKCDSTQVYVKNGHTHCIDQCKATTMCGEVQVPNEHLDVCRVCNATGQNCRIDSNTQPGDGIQNADFVFYVSARQTQRCFKGLTVAYAAHCQQEAALDRPIAGHANLCPESISTKPQELQTLISTVKHEILHALGFSVSLYAFFRDDEGRPRTPRKSETGKPFLNEKLQIHQWSNETIRKVVRENWSVRGGHVNKEVDMMVTPRVVAEARAHFDCDKLEGAELEDQGGEGTALTHWEKRILENEAMTGTHTQSPVFSRITLALMEDSGWYRANYSMATPLSWGKGLGCSFAMRSCKDWIQMNHARGRSIHPFCSKVKQDPLQTECTDDRNSVALCNLIRHDYELPKSYQNFDSLQNVKSGEEGFYGGSVSLADHCPYIQEFTWRSKNIIVRGSHCRFVENNPKPEKNFALESYGHGSKCFDHSEAMWEERSCHQTREWQHWGSGCYKYTCFDGRLHILVGNYTYKCSFPGQKLSIRIAANGWLHKGAIMCPPCHELCGSHFAAQGKQCRPGEEADPLNKYPRDNLACGAESRQQRSVAIISAALLLAAGLRLGHS, encoded by the exons ATGGGCTTGCCTCCGCTGCAGACCCAACCGGGCACATTCCTTGTGGCCCTtggcctctgctgctggcttctgGCGACGGCCAACGCACACAACTGTCAGCACCAGCATCCCAAAGCCCATGAG GTCGTCCATGGCGTGCGCATCCAACTGGCTGATAGCGATGATGACGACGCCGCCGGCAGCAGCGACGCAGCCGTGCATAGCGTGCGCCGGCGCAGCGTCACCGCCGAGCAGCCGCTGCGCATTCTGCTCGTCTATGATGACTCCGTTTACAG gctggaggaggagaagtTCAATTTGATAAAC GACACTGTGCTGCCGGAGGCCGTGCAGTTCTGGGAACAGGCCCTGATGGTCCGAGAGACCAAGGGCATTATACGATTGAATAG GAAATGCGACAGCACACAGGTCTACGTGAAGAACGGCCACACCCACTGCATTGACCAGTGCAAGGCGACGACAATGTGCGGCGAGGTGCAGGTGCCCAACGAGCATTTGGAT GTCTGTCGCGTATGCAATGCCACTGGCCAGAACTGCCGGATAGACAGCAATACCCAGCCGGGAGACGGCATCCAGAATGCGGACTTTGTGTTCTATGTTTCGGCACGGCAGACGCAGCGCTGCTTCAAGGGATTAACAGTGGCCTATGCGGCCCACTGTCAGCAGGAGGCGGCCCTGGACCGGCCCATAGCCGGGCACGCCAATCTCTGTCCGGAGAGCATCAGCACCAAGCCGCAGGAGCTGCAGACGCTCATATCCACAGTCAAGCACGAGATCCTGCATGCCCTGGGCTTCTCCGTTAGTCTGTACGCCTTCTTCAGGGATGACGAAGGACGACCGCGCACGCCGCGCAAATCGGAAACAGGCAAGCCGTTCCTGAACGAAAA ATTGCAGATCCATCAGTGGAGCAACGAGACCATACGCAAGGTGGTGCGCGAGAACTGGTCTGTGCGTGGTGGCCATGTCAATAAGGAGGTCGATATGATGGTGACGCCTCGCGTGGTGGCCGAGGCGCGTGCCCACTTCGACTGCGACAAACTCGAGGGGGCTGAGCTAGAGGATCAGGGCGGCGAGGGCACCGCCCTGACTCACTGGGAGAAGCGCATACTCGAGAACGAGGCCATGActggcacgcacacacagtcGCCGGTCTTCTCACGCATCACCCTCGCCCTGATGGAGGACTCCGGCTGGTATCGGGCCAACTACTCGATGGCCACTCCCCTCAGCTGGGGCAAGGGTCTTGGCTGCTCGTTTGCCATGCGCAGCTGCAAGGATTGGATACAAATGAATCATGCCAG AGGCCGTTCCATACATCCGTTCTGCTCGAAGGTCAAGCAGGATCCGCTGCAGACCGAATGCACCGACGATCGCAACTCGGTGGCGCTGTGCAATCTCATCCGGCACGACTACGAGCTGCCCAAGAGCTATCAGAACTTCGACAGCCTCCAAAATGTAAAAAGCGGCGAGGAGGGCTTCTACGGCGGCTCCGTTTCGCTGGCGGACCACTGTCCCTACATACAGGAGTTCACCTGGCGCAGCAAGAACATCATAGTGCGCGGCTCCCACTGTCGCTTCGTGGAGAATAATCCGA AGCCGGAGAAGAACTTTGCCTTGGAGAGCTACGGCCATGGCTCGAAGTGCTTTGATCACAGCGAGGCCATGTGGGAGGAGCGCTCCTGCCATCAGACCCGCGAATGGCAGCACTGGGGCAGCGGCTGCTACAAGTACACCTGTTTCGACGGTCGTCTGCACATCCTGGTGGGCAACTACACCTACAAGTGCTCGTTCCCCGGCCAGAAGCTCTCCATCCGCATTGCCGCCAATGGCTGGCTGCACAAGGGTGCGATCATGTGTCCGCCATGTCATGAGCTGTGCGGCTCCCACTTTGCCGCCCAGGGAAAACAGTGCCGGCCCGGTGAGGAGGCCGATCCACTCAACAAATACCCGCGCGACAATCTTGCCTGTGGCGCGGAGAGCAGACAACAACGTTCCGTGGCCATAATCAGTGCTGCACTCTTGCTGGCGGCGGGTCTGCGGCTGGGGCATAGTTAG